A portion of the Blautia hansenii DSM 20583 genome contains these proteins:
- a CDS encoding ClpP family protease codes for MSEEKNEKLDKTRQQNEQIEEMGQVLLEENEKEYHIQLLSIIGEVEGHECLPNNSKTTKYEHVLPKLAMIEDSKETDGLLILLNTVGGDVEAGLAIAEMIASLSKPTVSLVLGGGHSIGVPMAVSADYSYIVPSATMVIHPVRSNGMFIGVMQTYRNMEKIQDRITRFIASHSKMPQKRIEQLMLDTSQLVKDVGTMLEGEEAVKEGLIDETGGICQALHKLYELIEKEKAQKS; via the coding sequence ATGTCCGAGGAAAAAAACGAAAAACTGGATAAAACCCGGCAGCAAAATGAACAGATTGAGGAAATGGGACAGGTTTTACTGGAAGAAAACGAGAAAGAGTATCACATTCAGCTTTTATCCATTATCGGAGAAGTGGAAGGGCATGAATGTCTGCCAAACAACAGCAAAACTACCAAATACGAGCACGTACTTCCAAAGCTTGCCATGATTGAAGACAGTAAAGAGACAGACGGGTTATTGATTTTATTAAATACCGTAGGAGGAGATGTGGAAGCAGGACTTGCCATTGCAGAGATGATAGCTTCTTTAAGCAAGCCCACCGTTTCCCTTGTACTTGGAGGCGGCCATTCTATTGGTGTTCCCATGGCGGTTTCCGCAGATTATTCTTACATTGTCCCCAGCGCAACTATGGTAATTCATCCGGTTCGAAGCAACGGAATGTTTATCGGCGTTATGCAGACCTATCGGAACATGGAAAAAATTCAGGACAGGATTACACGCTTTATTGCCTCTCATTCAAAGATGCCTCAAAAACGTATTGAACAGCTGATGCTGGACACCTCCCAGCTGGTAAAGGATGTGGGAACGATGCTGGAAGGGGAAGAAGCGGTAAAAGAAGGGCTCATTGACGAAACAGGAGGAATTTGTCAGGCGCTTCATAAATTGTATGAATTGATTGAAAAAGAGAAAGCGCAGAAATCTTAG
- a CDS encoding sulfide/dihydroorotate dehydrogenase-like FAD/NAD-binding protein, with translation MYKILKAEKLNEIVYLMVVEAPMVAKHCQPGQFIIVKLDDAGERVPLTICDYDREAGTVTIVFQPIGASTEKFAKLQTGDAFEDFVGPLGCPSEFVNEDIEELKKEKILFVAGGVGTAPVYPQVKWLHEHGIDADVIVGAKTKDLVILEKEMEAVAGNLYVTTDDGSYGRSGMVTKVIDDLVAEGKTYTRCVAIGPMIMMKFCCLTTKKYDIPTIVSMNPIMVDGTGMCGACRVIVGGEVKFACVDGPEFDGHLIDWDLAMKRQQMYKTEEGRALLKEREGDTHHGGCGNCGGDE, from the coding sequence ATGTATAAAATTCTAAAAGCAGAAAAGCTTAATGAGATTGTATATCTCATGGTTGTAGAAGCACCTATGGTTGCAAAGCATTGTCAGCCAGGCCAGTTTATCATCGTAAAATTAGATGATGCAGGAGAAAGAGTTCCCCTGACAATTTGTGATTACGACAGAGAGGCAGGAACCGTAACAATCGTATTCCAGCCAATCGGAGCATCCACAGAAAAATTCGCAAAATTACAGACAGGAGATGCTTTTGAAGACTTTGTTGGTCCTTTAGGATGTCCATCTGAATTTGTAAATGAAGATATTGAAGAATTAAAGAAAGAAAAAATTCTTTTCGTAGCCGGCGGAGTAGGTACTGCACCTGTTTATCCTCAGGTAAAATGGCTTCATGAGCATGGTATTGATGCTGACGTTATTGTCGGAGCAAAGACAAAGGATTTAGTTATCCTTGAAAAAGAAATGGAAGCTGTTGCAGGTAATCTGTATGTTACAACAGACGACGGTTCTTACGGACGCAGCGGTATGGTAACAAAAGTCATTGATGATTTAGTTGCAGAAGGCAAAACTTACACAAGATGTGTTGCTATCGGTCCTATGATCATGATGAAATTCTGTTGCCTTACAACAAAGAAATATGATATCCCAACTATCGTATCCATGAACCCAATCATGGTTGATGGAACAGGTATGTGTGGAGCATGTCGTGTAATTGTTGGCGGAGAAGTTAAATTTGCGTGTGTAGATGGTCCTGAATTTGATGGTCATTTAATCGATTGGGATTTAGCTATGAAAAGACAGCAGATGTATAAGACAGAAGAAGGTCGTGCATTATTAAAAGAACGCGAAGGCGACACACATCATGGCGGATGTGGAAACTGCGGAGGTGACGAATAA
- the gltA gene encoding NADPH-dependent glutamate synthase: MGNVLEKVPVREQDPQVRATNFEEVCLGYNKEEAMEEAARCLNCKNAKCVKGCPVSINIPAFIHEVKEGNFEEAYKIIGQSSALPAVCGRVCPQESQCEGVCIRGIKGEAVSIGKLERFVADWAKENGIKPEAPAEKNGHKVAVIGSGPSGLTCAGDLAKMGYDVTIFEALHQPGGVLVYGIPEFRLPKDKVVKEEVENVKSLGVKIETNVIIGKSTTVDELLENEGFEAVFIGSGAGLPMFMGIPGEVSNGVFSANEYLTRSNLMKAFREDYDTPIVTGKKVVVVGGGNVAMDAARTALRLGAEVHVVYRRSEEELPARKEEVHHAKEEGIIFDLLTNPVEILADENGWVKGIKCVRMELGEPDASGRRRPVVIDGSEFEMEADTVIMSLGTSPNPLISSTTVGLDINRRKCIIADEENGKTSKEGVYAGGDAVTGAATVILAMGAGKAAAKGIDEFIKNKAK, translated from the coding sequence ATGGGTAACGTATTAGAAAAAGTTCCTGTAAGAGAACAGGATCCTCAGGTAAGAGCAACAAATTTTGAAGAAGTTTGTCTTGGATATAATAAAGAAGAAGCTATGGAAGAAGCAGCTCGCTGCTTAAACTGTAAAAATGCAAAATGCGTAAAGGGATGTCCTGTATCCATTAACATTCCTGCATTTATCCATGAAGTAAAAGAAGGAAACTTCGAAGAAGCATACAAAATCATTGGTCAGTCCAGTGCACTTCCTGCTGTATGTGGACGTGTATGTCCTCAGGAATCTCAGTGTGAAGGTGTATGTATCAGAGGAATTAAAGGAGAGGCTGTATCTATTGGTAAATTGGAGCGTTTTGTTGCAGACTGGGCAAAAGAAAACGGCATTAAACCGGAAGCTCCTGCTGAGAAAAACGGACATAAAGTAGCAGTCATCGGTTCTGGTCCTTCCGGACTTACTTGTGCAGGTGATTTGGCAAAAATGGGTTACGATGTAACTATTTTTGAAGCATTACATCAGCCGGGCGGTGTATTGGTATATGGTATTCCTGAATTCCGTCTTCCAAAAGACAAGGTTGTAAAAGAAGAAGTAGAAAACGTAAAATCTTTAGGTGTTAAAATCGAAACAAACGTAATTATCGGTAAATCTACTACGGTAGATGAATTACTGGAAAACGAAGGCTTTGAAGCTGTATTTATCGGTTCCGGTGCAGGTCTTCCAATGTTTATGGGAATTCCGGGAGAAGTATCAAACGGTGTATTCTCCGCAAACGAATACTTAACAAGAAGCAACCTGATGAAAGCTTTCCGTGAAGACTACGATACTCCAATCGTAACAGGTAAAAAGGTAGTTGTAGTAGGCGGCGGTAACGTTGCTATGGATGCTGCAAGAACAGCTCTTCGTCTCGGAGCAGAAGTACATGTTGTATACAGAAGAAGCGAAGAAGAACTTCCTGCAAGAAAAGAAGAAGTACATCACGCAAAAGAAGAAGGTATTATTTTCGACCTTCTCACAAATCCGGTAGAAATTTTGGCTGACGAAAACGGATGGGTAAAAGGTATTAAATGTGTTCGTATGGAGCTTGGTGAACCAGACGCATCAGGAAGAAGACGTCCGGTAGTTATTGACGGTTCTGAATTTGAAATGGAGGCTGATACTGTTATCATGTCTCTGGGAACTTCTCCAAACCCATTGATTTCTTCTACAACCGTAGGACTTGACATCAACAGAAGAAAATGTATTATCGCAGATGAAGAAAACGGTAAAACATCTAAAGAAGGCGTTTATGCCGGCGGTGATGCCGTAACAGGCGCAGCTACTGTTATTCTTGCTATGGGTGCAGGTAAAGCAGCAGCAAAAGGTATTGATGAATTCATTAAAAATAAAGCAAAATAA
- a CDS encoding YebC/PmpR family DNA-binding transcriptional regulator, with protein MSGHSKFANIKHKKEKNDAKKGKIFTVIGREIVVAVKEGGPDPANNSKLRDVIAKAKANNMPNDTIERGIKKAAGDSNADNFEVLTYEGYGPSGVAIIVETLTDNKNRTAGNVRSAFTKGNGNIGTPGSVSFMFDKKGQIIIDKEECEMDADDLMMIALDAGAEDFAEEDDSFEVLTAPDDFSAVREALEKEGIPMVEAQVAMIPQNYVTLSDEQDIKNLQKTLDLLENDDDVTDVWYNWEE; from the coding sequence ATGTCAGGACATTCAAAATTCGCAAACATAAAACATAAAAAAGAGAAAAACGATGCAAAAAAAGGTAAAATCTTTACCGTTATCGGCAGAGAAATCGTAGTAGCTGTAAAAGAAGGCGGACCGGATCCGGCAAACAACAGCAAATTAAGAGACGTGATTGCAAAAGCAAAAGCAAACAACATGCCAAACGATACCATTGAAAGAGGTATTAAAAAGGCTGCCGGAGACTCCAATGCAGATAACTTTGAGGTGCTTACATACGAAGGCTACGGTCCAAGCGGTGTGGCTATTATCGTAGAAACACTGACAGACAACAAAAACCGTACTGCCGGAAATGTAAGAAGCGCTTTTACAAAAGGAAACGGAAACATTGGTACACCGGGTTCTGTATCCTTCATGTTTGATAAAAAAGGACAGATTATCATTGATAAAGAAGAATGTGAAATGGATGCAGATGATTTAATGATGATTGCCTTAGATGCAGGCGCAGAAGATTTCGCAGAAGAAGATGACAGTTTTGAAGTGCTTACCGCTCCTGATGATTTTAGTGCAGTAAGAGAAGCATTAGAAAAAGAAGGCATTCCAATGGTGGAAGCACAGGTTGCCATGATCCCTCAGAATTATGTAACACTTTCTGATGAGCAGGATATCAAAAATCTTCAGAAAACTCTTGACTTATTGGAAAATGATGACGACGTCACAGACGTATGGTATAATTGGGAAGAATAA
- a CDS encoding GNAT family N-acetyltransferase, which produces MSKLADTSRIQLKKWDLTDADDLSAIGNAVDRTFLSDRLPFPYTKEDADWWLNMIAEHEGKDGVFRAILLDDKIIGTISIEQKSGVYRKDAEIGYFLLTDNQSKGLMTEAVKQICEIAFSELDIIRITGLVYEPNIASQKVLKKNGFSLEGTMKNAVIKNGKVQDLCIYGKLKETDSMR; this is translated from the coding sequence ATGTCAAAATTAGCAGATACCAGCAGAATACAATTAAAGAAATGGGATTTGACAGATGCAGATGATTTAAGCGCTATTGGCAACGCTGTTGACCGAACGTTTCTTTCTGACCGTCTGCCTTTCCCTTACACAAAAGAGGATGCAGATTGGTGGCTGAATATGATTGCCGAGCATGAAGGCAAAGACGGTGTTTTTCGTGCCATTCTCTTAGATGATAAAATCATAGGTACAATTTCCATTGAGCAAAAAAGTGGTGTATATCGCAAGGATGCAGAAATCGGATATTTCCTTTTGACAGATAACCAGTCAAAGGGCCTTATGACAGAAGCGGTGAAGCAGATTTGCGAAATTGCGTTTTCTGAATTAGATATTATACGCATTACCGGTCTTGTTTATGAGCCTAATATCGCTTCGCAAAAGGTTCTGAAAAAGAACGGATTTTCTCTGGAAGGAACAATGAAAAATGCAGTGATAAAGAACGGAAAAGTCCAAGATTTATGTATTTACGGAAAATTAAAAGAAACAGATAGTATGAGGTAA
- a CDS encoding DsrE family protein → MKAGKGDKVKIIKKMNDWSSDYQEGDIFTVESTWYGGINVTSSTGIPLSIDEIEYEIIGKEPSSQPKGKVIFHAEDKQGLERAEQYAQKLCEENAVCNVEILAINHAIKGLLSSEDNQTAFELHAKGVKFFVCEISIKELELTNAELVSLATTVPFGVLTLIEKQEEGYAYIRV, encoded by the coding sequence ATGAAAGCAGGAAAAGGCGATAAGGTTAAAATTATAAAGAAAATGAATGACTGGTCTTCTGATTATCAGGAGGGTGATATTTTTACTGTGGAAAGCACTTGGTACGGTGGTATCAATGTAACCAGCAGTACAGGGATACCTTTGTCTATTGATGAAATAGAGTATGAAATTATAGGAAAAGAACCGTCTTCCCAGCCAAAGGGTAAAGTGATTTTTCATGCAGAAGATAAGCAGGGTCTGGAAAGAGCAGAACAATATGCCCAAAAGCTTTGTGAGGAAAACGCAGTATGCAATGTAGAAATTTTAGCAATAAATCATGCAATAAAAGGACTTTTATCCTCTGAAGATAATCAAACAGCTTTCGAGCTTCATGCAAAAGGTGTGAAATTTTTTGTGTGCGAAATTTCTATAAAGGAATTAGAGCTTACAAATGCAGAGCTGGTATCTTTGGCAACAACAGTTCCTTTTGGCGTTTTGACACTTATAGAAAAACAAGAAGAGGGATATGCCTATATACGTGTTTAG
- a CDS encoding undecaprenyl-diphosphate phosphatase gives MSFIQALLLGIIQGITEFLPVSSSGHLAIIENLFKIETDTGLLFNTIIHLGTLTAIFIAFRQDVKKLLLEGCKSLYDIYGNVWTYFHNRHQQDAKRYKKIISNNYRKLLLLLFVSTVPTAFLGFLLQNVVEQAGKNLLAPAMGLFITGILLLVVDFFPAGKKIPKDVTYSIAFLLGICQGIAVFPGISRAGITIAVCLLCGFNRKFAVKYSFLMAIPAMLGAALLELFQFSYTGDNVQTMALAVFAAAVAGVVGYFCIKGMLAVMRKKRFRIFSVYCFLLGIVAIVCNFI, from the coding sequence ATGTCATTTATACAGGCACTCTTATTAGGTATAATTCAGGGAATTACAGAGTTTCTTCCGGTGAGCAGCTCCGGTCATCTGGCAATTATTGAAAATTTATTTAAAATAGAAACAGACACCGGACTTTTATTTAATACCATTATACATCTTGGAACCCTTACTGCAATTTTTATTGCGTTTCGTCAGGATGTGAAAAAGCTGCTGCTGGAGGGCTGTAAAAGCCTTTATGACATCTATGGAAATGTGTGGACCTATTTTCACAATAGGCATCAGCAGGATGCAAAACGGTATAAAAAGATTATTTCCAATAATTACAGAAAGCTTCTGTTGCTGCTTTTTGTATCTACCGTTCCTACTGCATTTTTAGGCTTTTTGCTTCAGAATGTTGTAGAGCAGGCAGGGAAAAATCTCCTTGCGCCGGCTATGGGACTTTTCATAACAGGAATTTTGCTTTTGGTAGTAGATTTCTTTCCGGCAGGGAAGAAAATCCCGAAGGATGTTACTTACTCCATTGCATTTTTGCTGGGAATTTGTCAGGGGATTGCTGTTTTTCCCGGTATTTCCAGAGCGGGAATTACCATTGCGGTCTGTCTGTTATGCGGATTTAACCGTAAATTTGCAGTGAAATATTCTTTTTTAATGGCAATACCGGCTATGTTAGGCGCAGCGCTTTTAGAACTTTTTCAATTCTCCTACACAGGAGATAATGTGCAGACTATGGCTTTAGCAGTCTTTGCTGCGGCAGTGGCAGGCGTTGTAGGATATTTTTGTATCAAGGGAATGTTGGCAGTCATGAGGAAAAAACGTTTTCGTATTTTCTCTGTTTATTGTTTTTTATTGGGAATTGTGGCAATCGTTTGTAATTTTATATAA
- the rlmH gene encoding 23S rRNA (pseudouridine(1915)-N(3))-methyltransferase RlmH: MKITIITVGKLKEKYLKDAVAEYSKRLGKYCKLEIIEVADEKTPDAASEVVENQIRQKEGERILKYVKEDAYVITLEIGGSMLDSVEFSKKIQQLGVQGKSHIIFIIGGSIGLGTAVLKRSDYAVSFSKMTFPHQLMRVILLEQIYRGYRIAAGEPYHK; this comes from the coding sequence ATGAAAATTACCATTATTACCGTAGGAAAATTAAAGGAAAAGTATTTAAAAGATGCTGTGGCAGAATACAGCAAACGGCTTGGAAAATACTGTAAACTGGAAATTATCGAGGTTGCAGATGAAAAGACACCGGATGCTGCCAGCGAGGTGGTCGAAAATCAAATTCGCCAAAAAGAAGGAGAACGAATTCTAAAATATGTCAAGGAAGACGCTTATGTAATTACTTTGGAAATCGGAGGTTCGATGCTGGACTCTGTGGAATTTTCGAAAAAAATCCAGCAGTTGGGCGTTCAGGGAAAAAGCCATATTATTTTCATTATCGGCGGCTCTATTGGGCTGGGAACAGCAGTATTAAAGCGTTCCGATTATGCAGTTAGTTTTTCTAAGATGACATTTCCACACCAGTTAATGCGTGTGATTTTATTAGAACAAATTTATCGTGGTTATCGAATTGCAGCAGGAGAGCCATATCATAAGTAA
- a CDS encoding FN3 associated domain-containing protein, producing MKCTKCGAKLEEGTLFCPKCGKEVQWVPEYNTLETLIKQRELKEQEKRKKELELQKEQERLQRKAELERKKKKKRRIILAGSAAAIIAATGLGLFFVYQSQHNSFDFQMAQAETKFSNKDYESALKYIERALSLNPKSAEANVLEAKIYLKEDNESAALSILLSVVEDHPDSVNAYGELLRLYEKNEEFDKIAELMSNADDTMKEKYKAYVSGMPLPSNVGGTYSTDITVEFENLPEGTEVFYTLNGKTPDKHSKKYSEAIVLEEEETVTLKYIAYNKKGIPSKVGTETYTLKFEAPEKPQISPSSDKYDYAADIIVTAQEGCDIYYAFDEEPTTDSQKYTGPIAMPKGEHTFSAIAVDKRGKVSPVSSAIYVYYG from the coding sequence ATGAAATGTACAAAATGTGGTGCAAAGCTTGAAGAAGGAACTTTATTTTGCCCCAAATGTGGGAAGGAGGTTCAATGGGTTCCCGAATATAATACTTTGGAAACCTTAATCAAGCAAAGAGAGTTAAAAGAGCAGGAAAAGAGAAAAAAAGAACTGGAACTGCAAAAGGAACAAGAGCGTCTGCAAAGAAAAGCAGAGCTTGAAAGAAAAAAGAAAAAGAAAAGAAGGATTATATTGGCAGGCTCTGCCGCAGCAATTATTGCCGCAACAGGACTTGGGTTGTTTTTCGTTTATCAGTCCCAGCACAATTCCTTTGATTTCCAGATGGCACAGGCAGAGACAAAATTCAGTAATAAAGATTACGAAAGCGCTTTAAAATACATAGAAAGAGCCTTATCCTTAAATCCCAAAAGCGCCGAAGCCAATGTTTTAGAGGCAAAGATTTATCTGAAAGAGGACAATGAGTCTGCTGCCCTTTCTATTTTGCTTTCTGTGGTAGAAGACCATCCTGACAGCGTCAATGCTTACGGAGAGCTTTTAAGACTTTACGAAAAAAACGAAGAATTTGATAAAATTGCAGAGCTGATGAGCAATGCCGATGATACTATGAAGGAAAAATATAAAGCGTATGTATCTGGAATGCCTTTGCCCTCCAATGTAGGCGGTACATATTCCACAGATATCACCGTAGAGTTTGAAAATCTTCCGGAGGGAACAGAGGTGTTCTATACTTTAAACGGAAAGACACCGGATAAACACAGCAAGAAATACAGCGAAGCTATTGTTCTTGAGGAAGAAGAAACCGTAACCCTGAAATATATCGCCTATAACAAAAAGGGAATTCCAAGTAAGGTCGGCACAGAAACTTATACCTTGAAATTTGAGGCACCGGAAAAGCCTCAGATTTCTCCAAGCTCTGACAAATACGATTATGCTGCCGATATTATTGTAACTGCACAGGAAGGCTGTGATATCTACTATGCATTTGACGAAGAGCCTACCACTGACAGTCAAAAATATACAGGCCCTATTGCCATGCCTAAGGGTGAGCATACTTTTTCAGCTATTGCCGTGGACAAAAGAGGAAAGGTCAGTCCGGTAAGCAGCGCTATTTATGTTTATTATGGGTAA
- a CDS encoding FtsK/SpoIIIE family DNA translocase codes for MAATKKKSAGKRRTPAGRKKKQVQTGPSMESEIFLWIVLAVSVVLLISNFGVGGSVGNAISSFFFGLVGLVCYPLPIFLFLGVAFVIANKRNPRAYRKMAGFVLLFLAVCLFLQLVTEGAVYERDFMAYYRVSAEYKTGGGLLGGALSRLLVQAFGTVGTYVITVIAMVISFVLITQKSMFDMIKKFSRKMYRRAAERKAQRQEELKARQEEQAEKEQQQERRKKRKERTEDFLKETEVNEPEQERKRKKESKASRKKAKEQEVSGDILLDEPFVPENAFPIHRAEELVQDLEEIVPPPEEEKETSKKNPRSSKAEIEQGIHEVSEEIALKEAEVKKAYEFPPMELLKKGKQTGGDSDAHLRETAGKLQETLHNFGVNVSITNVSCGPTVTRYELQPEQGVKVSKIVGLTDDIKLNLAATDIRIEAPIPGKAAVGIEVPNENNSTVMLRDLLQSEAFSSCKSKLAFAAGKDIAGKPVITDIAKMPHLLIAGATGSGKSVCINTIIISLLYKASPDDVKLIMIDPKVVELSVYNGIPHLFIPVVTDPKKAAGALNWAVAEMTDRYNKFAQYNVRDLKGYNAKVESISNIEDENKPKKLPQIVIIVDELADLMMVAPGEVEDSICRLAQLARAAGIHLIIATQRPSVNVITGLIKANMPSRIAFSVSSGVDSRTILDMNGAEKLLGKGDMLFYPQGYQKPARVQGAFVSDQEVGAVVDFLSKQNPTAEYDKEIQEKIEAVKETTTAGADTANDRDVYFADAGKFIIEKDKASIGMLQRVFKIGFNRAARIMDQLYEAGVVGDEEGTKPRKVLMSMEEFEQYIDEYL; via the coding sequence ATGGCAGCGACCAAGAAAAAAAGTGCAGGGAAACGAAGGACTCCTGCCGGAAGAAAGAAAAAACAAGTACAGACAGGACCTTCTATGGAGTCAGAAATCTTTTTATGGATTGTTCTGGCTGTTTCTGTCGTACTTTTAATCAGTAATTTCGGAGTGGGAGGTTCGGTAGGAAACGCAATTAGCAGCTTCTTTTTCGGACTGGTGGGATTAGTTTGCTATCCTCTTCCGATTTTCTTGTTTTTGGGAGTTGCCTTTGTCATTGCAAACAAAAGAAATCCGAGAGCATACAGAAAAATGGCAGGCTTTGTCCTGCTGTTTCTTGCTGTCTGTCTTTTTTTACAGCTTGTTACAGAAGGCGCTGTATATGAACGTGATTTCATGGCTTATTATCGTGTTTCCGCAGAGTATAAAACAGGCGGCGGTCTTCTGGGAGGAGCTTTGAGCCGCCTTTTGGTACAGGCATTCGGAACAGTAGGTACTTATGTAATTACCGTAATTGCCATGGTGATTTCCTTTGTTTTGATTACGCAAAAATCCATGTTTGATATGATAAAAAAATTCAGCCGTAAAATGTACCGGCGTGCAGCAGAAAGAAAAGCCCAAAGACAGGAAGAATTAAAAGCACGTCAGGAAGAACAGGCAGAAAAAGAACAGCAGCAGGAGCGAAGAAAGAAAAGAAAAGAACGAACAGAAGATTTCTTAAAAGAAACAGAAGTAAACGAACCGGAACAAGAAAGAAAAAGAAAAAAAGAATCAAAGGCTTCAAGGAAAAAAGCGAAAGAGCAGGAGGTATCCGGAGATATCCTTCTGGATGAGCCTTTTGTTCCGGAAAATGCTTTTCCAATACATAGAGCAGAGGAATTAGTACAGGATTTGGAAGAAATTGTACCTCCACCGGAAGAAGAAAAGGAAACCTCTAAAAAAAATCCCCGTTCTTCCAAAGCGGAAATTGAACAGGGTATTCATGAAGTAAGCGAAGAAATTGCTTTAAAAGAAGCAGAAGTAAAAAAGGCTTATGAATTTCCTCCTATGGAGCTTTTGAAAAAAGGAAAACAGACAGGGGGAGACTCCGATGCTCACTTACGGGAAACTGCCGGAAAGTTACAGGAGACCTTACATAATTTCGGCGTAAACGTAAGTATTACAAACGTAAGCTGCGGTCCGACGGTTACCCGATATGAGCTGCAGCCAGAGCAAGGCGTGAAAGTAAGCAAAATTGTAGGACTGACAGATGATATTAAATTGAATTTGGCTGCAACAGATATCCGAATTGAAGCGCCCATACCGGGAAAAGCAGCCGTGGGTATTGAAGTTCCAAATGAAAATAACAGTACTGTTATGCTCCGTGACTTATTGCAGTCCGAGGCTTTTTCAAGCTGTAAATCAAAGCTTGCTTTTGCAGCCGGAAAGGATATAGCCGGAAAGCCGGTAATTACCGATATTGCAAAAATGCCGCATCTGCTGATTGCAGGCGCTACGGGTTCCGGTAAATCGGTATGTATCAATACAATTATTATCAGCCTTCTTTACAAAGCATCACCGGATGATGTAAAATTGATTATGATTGACCCAAAAGTGGTAGAGCTTAGTGTATACAACGGAATTCCACATTTGTTTATTCCTGTTGTCACTGACCCGAAAAAGGCTGCGGGAGCGTTAAACTGGGCGGTAGCGGAAATGACAGACCGTTATAATAAATTTGCCCAATATAATGTCCGTGATTTAAAAGGGTATAATGCAAAAGTGGAAAGTATTTCGAATATTGAAGATGAAAATAAACCGAAAAAGCTGCCTCAGATTGTCATTATCGTAGACGAGCTTGCAGACCTTATGATGGTAGCCCCCGGCGAAGTGGAGGACTCTATCTGCCGTCTTGCCCAGCTTGCCAGAGCAGCGGGCATTCATCTGATTATTGCCACACAGAGACCTTCGGTCAACGTTATTACAGGGTTGATTAAGGCAAATATGCCTTCCAGAATTGCCTTTTCTGTATCATCCGGCGTGGACTCCAGAACCATCTTAGACATGAATGGTGCAGAAAAACTTTTAGGTAAAGGCGATATGCTCTTTTATCCTCAGGGGTATCAAAAACCTGCCAGAGTTCAGGGAGCTTTTGTCAGTGACCAGGAAGTAGGCGCAGTGGTGGACTTTTTGTCAAAACAAAATCCAACTGCAGAATATGATAAAGAAATTCAGGAAAAAATTGAAGCGGTAAAAGAGACAACAACAGCCGGAGCAGATACTGCAAATGACAGAGACGTTTACTTTGCAGATGCCGGTAAGTTTATTATTGAAAAGGACAAAGCCTCTATCGGAATGCTCCAAAGAGTATTTAAAATCGGTTTTAACAGAGCTGCCCGTATTATGGACCAGTTATACGAAGCCGGTGTGGTAGGTGACGAGGAAGGAACAAAGCCAAGAAAAGTGCTGATGTCTATGGAAGAATTTGAACAGTATATTGACGAGTATTTATAG
- a CDS encoding DNA alkylation repair protein → MEKRMSDITQWIRNELYENSDEGYKDFHSSLVPGISNILGVRVPKLREIAKRAAKGDYREFIEHVDTQVYEELMLWGMILGYAKLSAEERKKELEKFIPHINNWAICDCSCATYKFMRDFPEEWMPFIKIYLASKQEYEIRFAVVCLLDFFINETYIEQVLDLLLQVHHEGYYVKMAVAWAISVCYVKFPKKTESIFEENLLDDFTHNKSIQKIRESYRVPKESKERLQKMRRK, encoded by the coding sequence ATGGAGAAAAGAATGTCAGATATTACGCAATGGATAAGAAATGAATTATATGAAAACAGTGATGAAGGCTACAAGGACTTCCACAGTTCTCTTGTTCCCGGTATTTCGAATATTTTAGGTGTGCGGGTTCCGAAGCTGCGGGAAATTGCAAAAAGGGCGGCAAAAGGAGATTACAGGGAATTTATTGAACATGTTGATACACAGGTTTATGAGGAACTGATGTTATGGGGAATGATTTTAGGCTATGCAAAGCTTTCAGCAGAAGAAAGGAAGAAGGAACTTGAGAAATTTATTCCTCATATCAATAATTGGGCAATCTGTGACTGCAGTTGTGCTACTTATAAGTTTATGCGTGATTTTCCAGAAGAATGGATGCCGTTTATTAAGATATATTTAGCCAGTAAACAAGAATATGAAATCCGTTTTGCCGTGGTATGTCTTTTAGATTTTTTTATCAACGAGACATATATTGAGCAAGTGCTGGATTTATTATTACAAGTTCATCATGAAGGCTATTATGTAAAAATGGCTGTTGCATGGGCGATTTCTGTATGCTATGTAAAATTCCCGAAAAAAACAGAAAGTATTTTTGAAGAAAATCTTTTAGACGATTTTACTCATAATAAATCTATTCAAAAAATTCGAGAGTCCTATCGTGTACCAAAAGAAAGCAAAGAACGTTTACAGAAAATGAGGAGAAAATAG